CCGAGTTAAAGTCGAAATCTTTCGCATCGGCGGCAACAAGTAATTTTAGAATTTTTTCGGATTCATTCGGTTTCGACTTTTGAATAAGATTTATCGCATTCAAATGAAGATTTTTTCCTTCTTTTGTGAATAAGTTTACGTTTGCGCCGTGGGCTATTAGATATTCTACGATATCCGGAAGCCCTTTGATAATAGCTTTGTATAATGGGGAATTCCCATCTATATCTAAAATATTCGGGTCGGCTCCGGCTTCCATTAGAGCTTTTGTGCTTTCTAAGTTTTTTGAATAAGCAAGAGCTGTGTCTCTTCCAATCGGAAACTTGCCGATATGAGGTAATCTTCTAACACATTCGTAATTTCGCACATTCGGATTGGAGCCGCTGGAAAGAAGAAGTTCTATGAGCTCCATATTATCATCAAAAACCGCGATACTTAAAGCGTTGTAACATTCGCCGACGGCGTTGACGTTTTCGCCTTTTGCAATCAAGGATTTTACTTTTTCTACGTTCTTCTCTTTCGTTGCCTGAATGATTTTTGTATCGAGACTACAATTGTAAAAAGCGATCAGAACAAAACTTAACAAAATTATGTTTTTCATAAATTTTTCACGTACTCAAATGGAATGCATCTTTGATAAAAGATTCTTATGGAAAAGTAATCGTAATCATTATAGAATCAAATTCTTAAATGATTGAGAATCTATCAGTGAAGTGTGTTTTAGGTGATTCCAAACTTCTTCTTTAATTCTTCTTTTGTTGATTCCCAAGTCGCCGGAGTTT
This is a stretch of genomic DNA from Leptospira tipperaryensis. It encodes these proteins:
- a CDS encoding ankyrin repeat domain-containing protein: MKNIILLSFVLIAFYNCSLDTKIIQATKEKNVEKVKSLIAKGENVNAVGECYNALSIAVFDDNMELIELLLSSGSNPNVRNYECVRRLPHIGKFPIGRDTALAYSKNLESTKALMEAGADPNILDIDGNSPLYKAIIKGLPDIVEYLIAHGANVNLFTKEGKNLHLNAINLIQKSKPNESEKILKLLVAADAKDFDFNSVKTDTTVHDTYLHKICKSTTKMDRNIAEAVTNNPSRFSQLTFCTAERAFSHYSEFHWTDNDQNMMHWYIKRLKDTKPVAPIK